The Sediminicola sp. YIK13 genomic sequence CCATGGGGCTGAAAATATTAATGAAAAATGCCCCTTCGGCTTTGATCGTACCCATAAGCATCAATAATTCTTGGAAAATGTTGCGCTACGGTAAATTCCCTAATGCCTTGGGGAACCATATCACGCTAGATGTGCACCAACCTCTCGAAATCAGTGAAGATAAAGATGCGCTCATTGCCAAAGTAGAACAACAGATCACTTCTGGAATAACTTCATTTGCATGACAGACACCCAAATAGTAGAAGAAACCATTGCCTTTGTCAAGGAAACCCTTAAAGGTGCTGAAGGCGGACATGATTGGTTCCATATTCAACGTGTATTTAAAAACACCCTGCTGATAGCAAAGGATGAGCAGGTAAATATCTTAGTGGTTAGCCTTGGGGCCCTATTACATGATATTGCCGACGCAAAATTTCATGGTGGTGACGAATCCGTCGGTCCCAAACTCGCCACAGAATTTTTAACCTCCCTTGAAGTTGACCCAGGAGTTATTGACCATGTCGTAAAAATTATTGAAAATATATCCTATAAATCCAGTTTAGAACCTGGGAAAGATAAATTTAAATCTCTAGAATTAGCTGTAGTCCAAGATGCCGACCGTTTAGATGCCATTGGCGCCATAGGTATTGCAAGGGCCTTTAATTACGGTGGCTTTAAAAATAGGGAGCTTTACAACCCGGATATTGCTCCCAACCTAAATATGTCCAAAGAGGAATACAAAAAATCCACTGCCCCTACGATCAACCATTTCTACGAAAAGTTGTTGTTGTTAAAAGATAAGATGAACACTGAAAGTGGTAAGAAAATAGCAGCACAAAGACATCAGGTCATGTTGGATTATTTGGAGCATTTCTTTATGGAATGGAATGGAACCTCTTAAAGAGCCATATACAACGCTAAAGGAATCCGTGCCTGTTGTACAAAAACGGGGGTTGTAGTTTTCATTTTTTTGTATCTTCAAACTGAAAACTAGAATCCGACCAAAATGCAAAGAAGAAAATTCATCAAAAATGTGGCGGCCACCTCGGCGGCCTTTTCTATAGTCCCCAGTTTTGTGCTTGGGAAAAACCATGTTCCACCCAGTGATACCCTTTATGTTTCTGCATTTGGTGTTGGAGGACGTGGCGGCGGCGTTATACGGGAATTAACAGCAACCGGAAAAGTAAAATTTGTATCGTTCTGCGATGTGGACAAGCGCATGGTCGCCGAAAGTCAGGCCCTACATCCAAATGCCAAAATGTACAAGGACTTTAGAAAGGTTTACGACAAACATTTAAAAGAAATAGATGCCATTATGGTGGCAACTCCAGACCATAACCATGCAACCATTGCATTGCCCTATATGCGTGCCAAAAAACACGCCTATGTAGAAAAACCTCTTGCCCACAATATTTATGAGACCCGTTTAATGACCGAAGTGGCCAAAGAAAACGGAATTGTCACACAAATGGGAAACCAAGGGGCCTCCAGT encodes the following:
- a CDS encoding HD domain-containing protein; this encodes MTDTQIVEETIAFVKETLKGAEGGHDWFHIQRVFKNTLLIAKDEQVNILVVSLGALLHDIADAKFHGGDESVGPKLATEFLTSLEVDPGVIDHVVKIIENISYKSSLEPGKDKFKSLELAVVQDADRLDAIGAIGIARAFNYGGFKNRELYNPDIAPNLNMSKEEYKKSTAPTINHFYEKLLLLKDKMNTESGKKIAAQRHQVMLDYLEHFFMEWNGTS